The Raphanus sativus cultivar WK10039 chromosome 2, ASM80110v3, whole genome shotgun sequence genome includes a region encoding these proteins:
- the LOC108837643 gene encoding uncharacterized protein LOC108837643, with protein MMQAFAFKMEELGFPAVFAGGFSPTDSPEKVVEEVERRSPLVWLKELHVFSYVSKPTVSVGGFVRVRDFTSLRLLYSVETFVLSFAVYTLKQNLYSHCCLNHNLRVDSAYERAARAFVNGVTDKLGVNGKIVCPCARCRNLYRHTSEEVVSHLVINGMDDAYKVRSDWFHHGDGSSVDLGDVKDRCWNAEILSLYEAANCLDEDLANRGSQLRESVEGEDRKEDEFLAKLAEAETPLYPTCSSHSKLSAVVSLFRIKSQNGWSDKSFDDLLQTLPNMLPEDNVLHTSTYDVKKFLKTFDMGYQKIHACVNDCCLFRKKLKTAESCPTCKASRWKTNMHTGEIKKGVPQKVLRYFPVIPRLKRMFRSEKLAMDLRWHFNNKSIDGKLRHPVDSVTWQSMNDKYPSFAAEERNLRLGLSTDGFNPFSMKSSRYSCWPVLLVNYNMAPDLCMKEENIMLSLLIPGPYQPGNSIDVYLEPLIEDLKHLWSIGEPTYDAVSKATFTLKAMLLWTISDFPAYGNLAGCKVKGKMGCPICGKHTDSLWLKNSRKFVFMGHRKSLPPLHSFRGKKAWFDGKTEHGTKGRLLTGRNVSFVLRNYKNVFGNRKQAGKKRATRVDIPSDNEEELSGSDEDEDVGDKDEEELSRWKKRSIFFSLPYWENELPVRHNLDVMHVERNVAASLIATLLHCGNSKDCLKARKDLESLGIRKDLHPKAQGKRTLLPPAPWSLSKSEKHIFCKRFYDFKGPDGYCANISSCVSLEECKVMGLKSHDYHVLMQQQLPVAIRGLLPKGPRVAILRLCDFFNLLCHRVIDMEQLQQMESEIVETLCIFERFWPPSFFDIMVHLCVHLGREARLGGPVNFRWMYPFERYMKVLKDYVRNTARPEGCIAESYLADECMKFCSAFLTTSTNVQEKEDRNTEYESQSILEGRPISAARSFQFSDAELKIAHLAVIQNTAMVDPYVDAHLQHLQDSNGRCQRDATYLWRMHTEKFAVWLKQQISIDSPDEEDTLKWLAYGPRSIARSYTGYIVNGLRFHTNVVHRLSQNSGVYYEATAMCRSSARDTAQVVDVVSYYGRVVDIILLDYNAFYVPIFKCEWAVKGNGVKVEDGFTLVNFNHSHISFAKDPFILASQARQIFYSRDTDESSWYVVMKGPCRRYSDEKPEDGHADVGPLPSDIDMCLEDISDEAENVRDDCEGIYV; from the exons ATGATGCAAGCGTTTGCCTTCAAGATGGAGGAATTGGGGTTTCCAGCGGTGTTTGCCGGCGGTTTTTCACCGACGGACTCACCGGAAAAGGTAGTGGAAGAGGTGGAGCGGCGTAGTCCCCTCGTCTGGCTGAAGGAGTTACACGTGTTCTCGTACGTGTCTAAACCGACGGTGTCGGTCGGTG GCTTT gtGCGGGTTCGTGACTTCACAAGCTTGCGTCTTCTATATTCTGTCGAG ACATTTGTCTTGTCGTTTGCGGTTTACACGTTGAAGCAAAATTTATATTCTCATTGTTGCTTGAACCAT aactTAAGAGTTGATTCTGCATACGAGAGAGCTGCCCGAGCTTTTGTCAATGGTGTTACTGATAAGTTAGGAGTTAATGGGAAGATAGTATGTCCATGCGCCCGATGTCGTAATCTGTATCGCCATACAAGTGAGGAGGTTGTCTCTCATTTGGTTATAAATGGAATGGATGATGCTTACAAGGTACGGTCGGATTGGTTTCACCATGGAGATGGTAGCTCTGTTGATTTAGGGGATGTTAAAGATAGATGCTGGAATGCTGAGATTCTTAGTTTATATGAAGCTGCAAACTGTCTAGATGAGGATTTAGCTAACCGGGGGTCACAGTTACGTGAGTCAGTTGAGGGTGAGGACAGGAAAGAAGATGAGTTTTTAGCAAAACTTGCAGAGGCTGAAACCCCCTTGTATCCGACGTGTTCGAGTCATAGCAAGCTATCAGCTGTAGTTTCATTGTTTAGGATTAAGTCTCAGAATGGGTGGTCAGACAAGAGCTTTGATGACTTGCTGCAAACATTGCCAAATATGTTACCTGAAGACAATGTGCTGCACACATCAACTTATGATGTCAAGAAGTTCTTGAAAACTTTTGATATGGGATATCAAAAGATTCATGCTTGTGTTAACGACTGCTGCTTATTTAGAAAGAAGCTGAAGACGGCTGAGAGTTGTCCAACATGTAAAGCGTCTAGATGGAAGACGAACATGCATACTGGTGAAATCAAGAAGGGTGTTCCACAGAAGGTTTTGAGATATTTTCCAGTGATACCTCGTCTGAAAAGGATGTTCAGATCGGAGAAACTTGCAATGGATTTACGATGGCATTTCAATAACAAGAGCATAGATGGGAAGCTGCGCCATCCAGTAGACTCTGTTACTTGGCAGTCAATGAATGACAAGTATCCGTCGTTTGCAGCGGAGGAGAGGAATTTGCGACTTGGGCTTTCAACAGATGGGTTTAATCCCTTTAGTATGAAGAGCAGCCGATACAGTTGCTGGCCTGTGTTACTGGTGAATTACAACATGGCTCCTGACCTATGTATGAAGGAGGAGAACATAATGCTCAGTCTGCTGATTCCAGGACCATATCAACCGggtaatagtatagatgtttaCTTAGAGCCCTTGATTGAAGATTTAAAACATTTGTGGTCAATAGGCGAGCCAACATACGATGCAGTTAGTAAGGCTACCTTTACCCTTAAGGCAATGCTACTTTGGACTATCAGTGATTTCCCGGCTTATGGGAATCTTGCTGGTTGTAAAGTGAAGGGTAAGATGGGTTGTCCTATATGCGGGAAGCACACAGATAGTTTGTGGCTGAAGAATAGTAGGAAGTTTGTATTTATGGGCCACCGCAAAAGTTTGCCTCCCTTGCATAGTTTTAGAGGAAAGAAGGCTTGGTTTGATGGGAAAACAGAACATGGGACGAAGGGAAGGCTACTCACAGGCAGGAATGTCTCATTTGTGTTGAGAAATTACAAGAATGTTTTTGGTAATAGAAAACAGGCTGGGAAAAAGAGGGCTACTCGAGTTGACATACCATCTGATAACGAGGAGGAACTAAGTGGATCTGATGAGGATGAAGATGTCGGAGATAAAGACGAAGAGGAATTGTCTAGATGGAAAAAACgttccatttttttttcattgccTTATTGGGAg AATGAGCTCCCTGTTCGGCATAACCTAGACGTTATGCATGTGGAGAGGAATGTGGCTGCAAGCTTGATTGCGACATTGTTACATTGTGGCAATTCAAAGGATTGTCTAAAGGCTAGAAAGGATCTTGAAAGTCTTGGTATCAGGAAGGATTTGCATCCAAAAGCTCAGGGTAAAAGGACATTACTTCCACCAGCTCCCTGGTCTTtatcaaagtcagagaaacacatctTCTGTAAGCGGTTCTATGATTTTAAAGGTCCTGATGGCTACTGTGCTAATATATCTAGTTGTGTATCATTAGAGGAGTGTAAGGTGATGGGACTCAAATCTCATGATTACCACGTCCTAATGCAACAACAGCTGCCAGTAGCAATCAGGGGCTTACTACCTAAGGGTCCTAGGGTAGCCATTCTCCGCTTATGCGATTTCTTCAACCTTCTATGCCACCGAGTAATCGATATGGAACAACTCCAGCAAATGGAATCCGAAATCGTGGAGACTCTCTGCATTTTTGAAAGATTTTGGCCACCCAGTTTCTTCGACATCATGGTTCACTTGTGTGTGCATCTAGGCAGAGAAGCTCGACTTGGTGGTCCGGTCAATTTCCGATGGATGTACCCATTTGAAAG GTATATGAAAGTCTTGAAAGACTATGTCAGAAACACAGCAAGACCAGAGGGGTGTATAGCTGAGTCTTATCTTGCAGATGAGTGCATGAAGTTCTGCTCGGCTTTCTTGACTACTTCAACAAATGTACAAGAAAAAGAGGACAGAAACACTGAGTATGAGAGTCAGTCCATCCTCGAAGGTCGTCCTATATCAGCCGCCCGCTCATTCCAGTTTTCGGATGCCGAGTTAAAAATAGCTCATCTTGCTGTAATACAGAACACGGCCATGGTGGATCCATATGTTGA TGCTCATTTACAACATCTACAAGACTCAAATGGTAGATGTCAAAGGGATGCAACTTATTTATGGCGTATGCACACTGAAAAATTTGCAGTGTGGCTAAAGCAACAG ATATCTATTGATTCACCTGATGAGGAAGACACTCTGAAGTGGCTGGCTTATGGTCCTCGTAGTATAGCCAGATCTTACACAGGATACATTGTGAATGGGTTACGATTTCACACAAATGTGGTGCATAGGCTAAGTCAGAATAGTGGTGTTTACTATGAGGCAACAGCAATGTGTAGATCTAGTGCAAGGGACACAGCTCAGGTGGTCGACGTTGTATCCTACTATGGGAGAGTAGTTGATATTATATTACTAGACTACAATGCCTTCTACGTCCCAATATTCAAGTGTGAGTGGGCAGTTAAAGGTAACGGTGTGAAAGTGGAGGATGGCTTTACGCTGGTTAATTTTAATCACAGCCACATATCCTTTGCAAAGGATCCATTCATTTTAGCATCTCAAGCGAGACAAATATTTTACTCAAGGGACACAGATGAATCGAGTTGGTATGTAGTTATGAAGGGTCCATGTAGAAGATACAGTGATGAGAAACCTGAAGATGGACATGCAGATGTAGGACCACTGCCTTCGGATATAGATATGTGTCTTGAAGACATATCAGATGAGGCTGAGAATGTCAGAGATGATTGTGAAGGAATATACGTTTGa
- the LOC108841346 gene encoding zinc finger protein ZAT5-like, whose product MEAFEEEIAASKEQSLILKGKRTKRQRPQSPVPFSISPPIVSCHTRDVEEEYTDLDSKENALGNNVENQKKDGVVTSSSSSASWSSNNNQALKAEEDEEDLDIASCLILLSQGHSLPQLKIPNQETNNNNTYRISSKRFLETSSANGAGKAGYYVYQCKTCERTFSSFQALGGHRASHKKPKATSHNSNLDHIKKNIYENDSLVTTTTIYNNNKNNNKDNRSLVVYGKAGNNKVHECGICGAEFTSGQALGGHMRRHRGAVVVAPTVTVALAVANTELSLSSMSFDQKSTKIAKKTVVSLDLDLNLPAPEDENRINGFSLSLKQKHEQEHQQTKQRDEPKCLVLSPPTLVDCHH is encoded by the coding sequence ATGGAAGCGTTCGAAGAGGAGATAGCAGCCTCAAAGGAGCAATCACTGATCCTCAAAGGAAAGCGGACAAAGCGACAACGTCCACAATCTCCTGTTCCTTTCTCTATCTCTCCTCCTATAGTTTCTTGCCACACACGCGACGTTGAAGAGGAATACACTGATCTTGATTCCAAGGAAAACGCCTTAGGAAATAATGTGGAGAACCAAAAGAAGGATGGTGTTGTCAcgtcttcatcatcttcagccTCTTGGTCCTCTAACAACAACCAAGCATTAAAGGCCGAAGAAGACGAGGAAGATCTAGACATAGCTAGTTGTTTGATCCTCCTTTCCCAAGGCCACTCTCTTCCACAGCTCAAGATACCTAACCaagaaacaaacaacaacaatacgTATAGAATTAGCAGCAAGAGGTTTCTAGAGACTTCTTCAGCTAACGGTGCTGGTAAAGCCGGTTACTACGTATATCAGTGCAAAACATGTGAACGgaccttctcttcttttcaGGCTTTAGGTGGCCATAGAGCTAGCCACAAGAAACCTAAGGCCACATCCCATAACTCCAACCTTGACCACATCAAGAAAAACATTTACGAAAATGATTCACTCGTTACAACCACAACTATTTACAATAATAACAAGAATAACAACAAAGACAATAGATCGCTTGTCGTGTACGGTAAGGCAGGTAACAACAAGGTTCATGAATGTGGAATCTGTGGAGCGGAGTTTACGTCCGGACAAGCCTTAGGTGGCCACATGAGACGGCATAGAGGCGCGGTTGTTGTTGCTCCCACTGTGACGGTGGCCTTAGCTGTAGCCAACACGGAGTTATCATTGTCTTCGATGTCCTTCGATCAAAAATCGACAAAGATAGCTAAGAAGACGGTCGTGTCACTGGATTTGGATCTGAATCTACCCGCACCGGAAGATGAGAATCGGATCAACGGATTCAGCTTAAGTTTGAAGCAAAAACATGAACAAGAACATCAACAAACGAAGCAAAGAGATGAACCAAAGTGTCTCGTCTTGTCTCCTCCTACTTTGGTGGACTGCCATCACTga